A portion of the Pararge aegeria chromosome 10, ilParAegt1.1, whole genome shotgun sequence genome contains these proteins:
- the LOC120626927 gene encoding tRNA (guanine(10)-N2)-methyltransferase homolog, which translates to MWHRYLMWFAHEHVDFRYAEIQSILSLFDMPIKYIEKPCQSKPYWVVELPSEECVKKIASRSVLIKNCIELWATAKTEARLHENLKSSINNVSGNWIGADKSDNSDSHICPRELLEACSDSGKSFKIEVETFCKHFTMKEKVDKIEKFSYLPLKGPVKLNNPDVMLSYVEFYGVDPNNVPEHPHNLFFGRWVADGQRDLIQVHSLKKRQFIGNTSMDAQLSILMANQAQVAQGHAILDPFVGSGSLLVAAAHFGGFVWGSDIDYLMLHSRSRPTRVGQKVRTKDESIRGNMDQYGTKSRYLDVIVSDFSLPMWRSDLKFDAIITDPPYGVREPIERIGIERENYTLSDAHLPNHVPAKVEYGLPHIYSDLLDFAARHLEMGRRIVCWYPLVREEYNEEHLPFHPCLRLVSNSEQVLSKLTARRLLTYEKISDDVPEMPVDPHAVEHNFREKYFTVGETTRRERKERRAKELIANSYWIEQSKCKNT; encoded by the exons ATGTGGCATCGTTATTTGATGTGGTTTGCCCATGAGCATGTCGATTTCAGATACGCT GAAATACAAAGCATATTATCACTATTTGATATGCCAATAAAATACATCGAAAAACCTTGCCAAAGCAAACCATATTGGGTGGTGGAATTGCCGTCGGAAGAATGCGTAAAAAAGATCGCGTCACGGTCAGTTTTAATCAAAAACTGTATAGAATTATGGGCTACCGCAAAAACAGAAGCTCGATTACATGAAAATCTGAAAAGTTCCATCAATAACGTATCGGGAAATTGGATAGGCGCTGATAAATCGGATAATAGTGATTCACATATTTGCCCACGAGAACTTTTAGAAGCTTGTAGTGACAGTGGTAAATCGTTCAAAATTGAGGTGGAGACTTTCTGTAAACATTTTACTATGAAGGAGAAGGTTGATAAAATTGAG aaatttAGTTACCTACCATTGAAAGGTCCAGTGAAGTTGAACAACCCAGATGTAATGCTGTCCTATGTTGAATTTTACGGCGTGGACCCCAACAATGTGCCTGAACACCCTCACAATTTGTTCTTTGGGAGATGG GTGGCAGATGGCCAACGCGACCTCATCCAAGTGCACTCGCTGAAGAAGCGTCAATTCATCGGCAACACAAGCATGGACGCGCAACTGTCCATCCTAATGGCGAACCAGGCGCAAGTGGCACAGGGCCATGCCATACTGGATCCCTTCGTTGGCTCCGGGTCGCTGCTAGTGGCTGCAGCTCACTTCGGAG GCTTCGTGTGGGGTTCGGACATAGACTACCTGATGCTGCACTCTCGCTCGCGGCCCACGCGCGTCGGACAAAAG GTTCGCACAAAGGACGAGAGCATCAGAGGCAACATGGATCAGTATGGCACCAAGTCGAGGTATTTGGACGTCATAGTGAGCGACTTCTCGCTGCCCATGTGGCGGAGTGACCTCAAGTTCGACGCCATTATAACGGACC CGCCGTACGGAGTGCGGGAGCCGATAGAGCGGATCGGCATAGAGCGGGAGAACTACACGCTGTCGGACGCGCACCTGCCCAACCACGTCCCGGCTAAGGTGGAATACGGCCTGCCGCACATCTACAGCGACCTGCTCGACTTCGCGGCCCGCCACCTCGAGATGGGCCGGCGGATTGTGTGCTGGTACCCTTTAGTTAG GGAGGAGTACAACGAAGAGCACCTACCATTCCACCCGTGCTTACGGCTGGTGTCCAACTCCGAGCAGGTTCTGTCCAAGCTGACCGCTCGCAGGCTGCTCACGTACGAGAAGATCAGCGACGACGTTCCGGAGATGCCCGTGGACCCGCATGCTGTTGAGCATAACTTCAG GGAAAAGTACTTTACAGTGGGAGAGACAACGAGGAGAGAAAGGAAAGAGAGGAGAGCCAAGGAGCTGATAGCTAATTCATATTGGATCGAACAGAGCAAatgtaaaaatacttaa
- the LOC120626928 gene encoding esterase AGAP003155, which yields MKQNFIQNIICIRLHLVFLKNKWRKIHSASSIKMSEHNSNSNQSTNNKEEIRKLKILAFHGYRQNGTVFRNKIGSFRKVVSKYAQLTFISAPHKVFNEDGGGEEDSRSWWFNAEDNTFSGKCLGGPAIGFEDSLHLIENVVGEHGPFDGFMGFSQGACLVGLLAAMQQKGYLPYTFKFAIFASGFRSGSLVHKSFYDEDIHIRSLHVYGESDSIIPKEMSESLINLFTKPVVAEHSGGHYVACSGSIKDAYLDFFHDRYQDLIEGMQRRNS from the exons atgaaacaaaattttatacaaaacataATTTGCATACGCTTACacttagtttttcttaaaaataaatggcGTAAGATCCATTCCGCAAGCAGTATTAAAATGTCTGAACATAACTCGAATTCTAACCAATCCACAAACAATAAGGAAGAAATACGGAAGCTCAAAATATTGGCTTTCCATGGATATCGCCAAAATGGTACTGTGTTTCGGAATAAGATTGGGTCCTTCAGGAAGGTTGTATCTAAATACGCCCAACTGACTTTCATATCAGCGCCTCACAAAGTCTTTAACGAAGACGGTGGAGGTGAAGAag ATTCTCGTTCATGGTGGTTCAATGCAGAGGATAACACATTCAGTGGCAAATGTCTGGGTGGGCCAGCCATTGGATTTGAGGACTCACTGCATCTTATTGAGAATGTGGTGGGGGAGCATGGGCCGTTTGATGGCTTCATGGGCTTCTCACAAGGTGCCTGCCTAGTGGGGCTACTGGCTGCTATGCAGCAGAAAGGAT ATTTACCATATACATTCAAGTTTGCAATATTTGCATCTGGGTTCAGATCAGGAAGTTTAGTTCATAAATCCTTCTATGATGAGGACATCCATATAAGATCACTCCATGTATATGGGGAAAGTGATTCTATTATACcaaaag aAATGAGTGAGTCactaattaatttgtttacaaAACCAGTAGTGGCTGAACACTCTGGAGGACATTATGTGGCATGCTCTGGTTCCATCAAAGATGCATATTTGGATTTCTTCCATGATAGATACCAAGATCTTATAGAGGGCATGCAAAGAAGAAATTCATAG